Proteins found in one Populus alba chromosome 14, ASM523922v2, whole genome shotgun sequence genomic segment:
- the LOC118041233 gene encoding uncharacterized protein → MAAAEARAVWQRTANRCFVQEDAKRAPKLACCQSSSSSSKQLDGGPTSAADMPDQSSGGFMPLRRYPSYSSLPPDTRWWLQLQPSYGYQKCFTLEQLNALEAELESLTADIVDSPSKSKFCQQDDTDSIFVDGSKNSESSLDSCCMIPADYVMKDHDVKKQELKVLYDKDFQEFKELKDARKNSKSTEMEPTGWPKSQKDSEYGFDPESAWIGGEKNMPWWRVTDKDDLASFVAQKSLDYITNCDLPPPQKMNIGKYPCARPGSFQHDNTPASSLDWKEQSGCISSATDPVQGCPKFEGMPGKQRASTDRLSQSDSDKACSFTKTNMETAESGLVSQGDPCKAQLLEALRHSQTRAREAEKVAKQACAEKEHTIKLFFKQASQLFAYKQWFQLLQLETLYYQMKNSDQPMSNIFPVVLPWIPRKGRKLRKSWQKSSKGKRGKRCRPKHDIGTYAVAFALGLSLVGAGLLLGWTVGWMLPF, encoded by the exons ATGGCAGCAGCAGAAGCCAGGGCTGTATGGCAAAGAACGGCTAATCGCTGTTTTGTTCAAGAAGATGCAAAAAGAGCTCCCAAGCTAGCTTGCTGCcagtcatcatcttcatcatctaAGCAATTGGATGGCGGACCAACAAGTGCAGCAGATATGCCAGATCAATCTTCTGGAGGTTTCATGCCTCTCAGAAGGTACCCCTCATATTCCAGTCTACCCCCCGATACAAGATGGTGGCTTCAACTGCAACCTAGCTATGGTTACCAAAAATGTTTTACACTTGAGCAGTTGAATGCCTTAGAAGCTGAGTTGGAAAGCTTGACAGCGGACATTGTAGACTCACCTTCTAAAAGCAAGTTTTGCCAACAAGATGACACAGACAGCATTTTTGTGGATGGTAGCAAGAATAGCGAGTCTTCTCTTGATTCATGTTGTATGATCCCTGCTGATTATGTGATGAAAGATCATGATGTTAAGAAGCAAGAGCTAAAAGTTTTATATGACAAGgattttcaagaatttaaagAGCTTAAGGATGCAAGGAAGAACTCCAAGTCGACAGAGATGGAACCTACCGGATGGCCCAAATCACAAAAGGACAGTGAGTATGGTTTTGATCCAGAATCTGCTTGGATTGGGGGTGAAAAGAACATGCCATGGTGGCGAGTGACGGATAAAGATGACTTGGCCTCCTTTGTTGCACAGAAGTCACTTGATTACATTACGAATTGTGACCTCCCCCCACCTCAGAAGATGAACATTGGGAAATACCCATGTGCTCGCCCTGGATCTTTTCAGCATGATAATACACCGGCATCATCTTTGGATTGGAAGGAACAAAGCGGTTGCATCTCCTCTGCAACTGATCCTGTACAGGGCTGTCCCAAATTTGAAGGCATGCCTGGAAAACAAAGGGCTTCAACTGACAGGTTATCACAAAGTGATTCTGACAAGGCATGCAG TTTTACGAAAACCAATATGGAAACTGCAGAAAGTGGACTAGTTTCTCAGGGTGATCCTTGCAAGGCTCAACTACTGGAAGCACTCCGTCACTCTCAGACACGTGCAAGGGAAGCTGAGAAGGTAGCAAAGCAAGCCTGTGCTGAGAAGGAGCATACCATCAAACTCTTCTTCAAACAAGCCTCTCAACTTTTCGCATATAAGCAGTGGTTCCAACTGTTGCAGCTCGAAACCCTTTACTACCAGATGAAGAATAGCGACCAGCCCATGTCTAATATCTTCCCTGTAGTTCTTCCATGGATTCCTCGGAAAGGTAGGAAACTGCGCAAGAGTTGGCAAAAGTCATCCAAGGGTAAACGAGGAAAGCGATGCCGTCCAAAGCATGACATTGGCACGTATGCTGTTGCTTTTGCATTAGGGTTGAGTCTTGTTGGTGCTGGATTGCTGCTGGGATGGACTGTGGGTTGGATGCTGCCTTTCTAG